Proteins encoded in a region of the Orcinus orca chromosome 8, mOrcOrc1.1, whole genome shotgun sequence genome:
- the LOC101280010 gene encoding LOW QUALITY PROTEIN: olfactory receptor 481-like (The sequence of the model RefSeq protein was modified relative to this genomic sequence to represent the inferred CDS: substituted 1 base at 1 genomic stop codon), protein MMTEFIILGLTENPILCSIFFVVFLGIYVATMLGNTSIIMLIQRSPQLHTPMYLFLSHLVSVDLGYSISHTXYDCEFPKRKNYYPVTGCIAQLGSHVISGTAECFLLAAMAYDRYVAICFPLLYSTHMSPRVCIISLIASYLGGCVNASSFIGCLLSLSFCGPNKINHFFRDLPPLEKLSCTHVYVAEISPAISAGSITVITLFTKTVSYLYILHSSLNIHSTEGRHKSFSTCTSHLTAVTLFYGTVAFVYIIPKSSHSPEHIKVVSVFYTVVILMLNPLIYSLRNKEVKEAMRKLIARIHQSF, encoded by the coding sequence ATGATGACAGAATTCATTATTTTAGGGTTAACGGAGAATCCTATACTTTGTTCCATCTTCTTTGTGGTTTTTCTTGGAATCTATGTTGCTACCATGTTGGGCAATACCAGCATAATCATGTTAATCCAAAGAAGCCCTCAGCTCCACACCCCAATGTACCTTTTCCTCAGCCATTTGGTCTCTGTGGATCTTGGGTACTCCATCAGTCACACCTAATACGATTGTGAGTTCCCTAAAAGAAAGAACTACTATCCTGTCACTGGCTGCATAGCTCAGCTTGGCTCTCATGTTATCTCTGGAACAGCTGAGTGCTTCCTGTTGGCTGCCATGGCCTATGATCGTTACGTGGCCATCTGCTTCCCACTTCTCTACTCTACACACATGTCTCCCAGGGTCTGCATCATCTCACTGATTGCTTCCTATCTGGGAGGATGTGTGAATGCTTCATCATTTATCGGATGTTTATTGAGTCTGAGTTTCTGTGGACCAAATAAAATCAACCATTTCTTCCGTGACCTGCCACCACTAGAGAAGCTTTCTTGTACCCATGTTTATGTTGCTGAAATATCTCCTGCCATCTCAGCTGGGTCAATCACTGTAATCACACTGTTCACCAAAACAGTTTCATATCTGTACATCCTCCACTCAAGCCTGAACATACACTCTACAGAGGGAAGGCACAAGTCCTTCTCTACTTGCACTTCCCACCTCACTGCAGTTACTTTGTTTTACGGGACAGTCGCATTTGTTTACATCATACCGAAGTCGAGCCACTCACCTGAACATATTAAAGTGGTGTCTGTCTTCTACACAGTGGTGATCCTCATGCTGAACCCTCTGATCTACAGTCTGAGGAACAAAGAGGTGAAAGAGGCCATGAGAAAATTGATAGCTAGAATACATCAGTCATTTTGA